CAAGGCGTCCGCGCCTCAAGGAGCTCCGGATGAATGAGAGCAAGGAATTGCGCAAGTCAGAAGAGCTGCGAAGCTTCCTCTTTCTGACTGTCGTCATGGTTCCCGTGTTGACGGTGATGCTCATTGCGGGTTATGGATTTGCAGTATGGTTTTACCAGCTGCTTATTGGTGGCCCGCCTCACCACTGATATGAAAGCACGCCGGTTCCCCACGATCCGGAGTCAGACTCATGACGATCGGTTGTCGCAACGAAGCTTGTGAAACCGACACGCCTGGCGAATTTCATATCGCCGGTGTGGTCGTCTACGCGCAGCCCGCACTGCGCGACAGCGTCGTGCAGAACATTGGCATGCTGCCGGGAGCGCAGGTGCACGCTGCCTCTCCTGATGCAAAACTGGTAGTCACACTCGAGGGGCCACGTTCGTCCAGCGTTGCCGAGCAACTGGACGCCATTCAGGCCTTGCCCGGCGTCTATGCCGCTGCCCTTATCTATCAGCATCACGAAGACATCGATTCGCTCAACGAGGAGATCGTCGATGAAGCTGACTCGCCGTGAGTTCATCAAGCAGACGGCGGTGGCTTCTGCCGCTGCCGCTGCCGGCATCACGTTGCCCGGTGCAGACCTTCTGGCGCAGGACGACAATCTGAAATGGTCGAAGGCACCGTGTCGTTTTTGTGGCACCGGCTGCGGCGTGCTCGTCGGCGTAAAAGACGACAGGGTCGTGGCAACGCTCGCCGACCCCCAGGCCGAGGTCAATCGTGGTTTGAACTGCGTCAAGGGCTACTTCCTGTCGAAGATCATGTACGGCGGGGACCGGCTGACCACGCCGTTGCTGCGCATGAAGAATGGCAAATACGACAAGGACGGCGAGTTCTCGCCCGTGTCGTGGGATCAGGCCTTCGACGTGATGGCCGACCAGTTCAAGCGCGTGCTGAAGGACAAAGGGCCGACGGCGATCGGCATGTTCGGCTCGGGCCAATGGACGGTGTGGGAAGGCTACGCCGGCGTCAAACTGATGAAGGCGGGTTTTCGCAGCAACAACATCGACCCCAATGCGCGTCACTGCATGGCGTCGGCCGTGACGGGGTTCATGCGTACGTTT
The DNA window shown above is from Paraburkholderia sp. PGU19 and carries:
- the napE gene encoding periplasmic nitrate reductase, NapE protein, which translates into the protein MNESKELRKSEELRSFLFLTVVMVPVLTVMLIAGYGFAVWFYQLLIGGPPHH
- a CDS encoding chaperone NapD; amino-acid sequence: MTIGCRNEACETDTPGEFHIAGVVVYAQPALRDSVVQNIGMLPGAQVHAASPDAKLVVTLEGPRSSSVAEQLDAIQALPGVYAAALIYQHHEDIDSLNEEIVDEADSP